The window ACCGATATACATACCCGGCCTTTTACGCACTGGCTCAAGCCCCTCCAAGACATAAATATCTGAAGCCCCATAATGAGGCTTATTTTCTGCATCTTTTTTCACCATAATTATTTATATATTAACATAAATAGCCATTTTTCTCCAGTACTTTTTAAAGGTTTCAGTGGGGACAAATCTATGCTTTCCCTCCTCCTTATCTACCGAATCCGGGTCGTGATAATAGAAGCCTTTTACCTCCCCTCTGCCACTTTCAAACCCTGTTAAGAGCACCATGTGAAATTTATCGCCAATTTCAAAATTTTTAAAAATAGAGACTATCACCGGATGTCCATTCTCCAATGAAGAAATTATTTTTTCTATTCCCTTATCAATAAGAGCCTCTTCATACTCGCTCACCTCCTCTTTCTTATTGGCATAATCTATCTTGTGGCTTCTAAACTCTTGGGGATAAGCCATAAAACCATGATTTCTGGCAAGCAAGACCAAATGATTATGAGACCAGCCGTATGCAGGCAAATTCCCTTCTATATATGCGCCCTCTTTTATCAAATCATCCGCTGATATAATCACCCTGCCGGACTTTAAATTATAAAAATCCATAACCATCTTGAGGCAGATGACACCGCAAGCACGAGACTGCCAACTTTCATCCAAGACATCAATGTGTTGAGAATAATAAGGAACGTCTAAAATATGTTTTGCCATAAAAAATTAAGATGCTTAATACTTATAACTTTTTCTGATTTTTTATCCTTTCGAGGATTAATTATAAATAAATGAGCGATTGAGTATAAAATTTCTGGCTTCCTGCTTGCGAGGAGAAATTTTAACGAAATATAGCGAATATTATTTATTTAAGACGAGAACGGATAAAAAATCAGAAAAAGTTATGACAAAATCTTGTTTTAGTCAGTCGCTAGGTCGACTTTCTCACCTCCCACTCAGGCCTCTCGTCGAGAGCTTTCATCACTTTATCCATAATCTCGTTTATCTCAGTGTCCGACAGTGTCTTGTCATAAGACTGGAAAATAAAGCGAAAAGCAAAAGATTTCCTCTCCTCGTTCTCATAGATATCAAAAAGGTCCGTGTCAAAAAGAAGTTCGCCTGCCATATTTTCTATAACATCAAGCACTTCTTCAACCTTTGTACGAAACGGAACAAAAATAGAAAGATCTCGAACGGCAGAAGGGTACCTAGAAACAGGAGAGTATTCCAACTCTTCACTCGAGATACTCTTCAATATATCAAAATCAATTTCCCAGCCTAGAACTGGATCGCCTTGCGCAGAAAAATTACTTATGATACCTAAAATATTGCCATTATATTTTATCAGAGCTGTATCTTCCCCGTCATCCCCAAAACGTACGCCTAAAATACCGAGTTTTTCAAAAAGAGTGCTTAAGACTCCCTTAATCTCATAAAAAACTTCGTGTTCTTTATTTTTCTTTTTATCTTTATAGGCAATAGATCCGCCTATCATCTTCTTCTCACTAACACACCCGTTATTATCAATCCTAAATACTTCTCCAATCTCAAACACTTTAACTTCGTCAAAATATTTAAGGTTCTCTTCAACGTTATTTAAAAATCCCTCCACTAAGCTTGACCTTAAATATTCTTTGCCCTTCGCTATTGGATTCTGAAGTTCGATATCGCCCCTTTTTGCAAATGAGTAATTATATACTTCGCTAAAACCGGCGCCGACAAAAATATCCTTTATCTTTCTTGATAAGTAATAGCCCTCGTTTCTAATAGCCAGAACCAAAGCGCTCTCCGGAAGAACGGACGGTATATTTTCATACCCATATATTCTGCCCACCTCCTCTACTAGATCCTCTTTTATCCTTACATCCAGTCGGCTAGAAGGGACGGTGACGAGCAGTAAATCATCTGCCTCAGTGATGAATCTTCTAAATCCGCGAAGGTTTTTAAACTCTTTTATTTTTTTTAAATCTTTTATTACTATTTTGCCAGTGAAACTCGATGTATATATAATTTTTCCATTACCCAAATATAAGCCGACATGATCAACTCCTTCTTTTATCTTCGTTCCTTTCATAAAATTTACCGATTCGTAATGTATTTTATTTATAAGAACTTTTGTATTTGAAAAAACCAAATCACCCGGCTTCAAATCTTTTTGTTCAATTGGCTTTCCATAAAAATACTGATCTATAGTCATACGCGGAACCTGCACACCCGAATGAGCGAATACATAACTCACAAAAGAAGAACAATCAAAAAACTCCGGCGCGTCATATGATATACTCGCGCCGTATTTATAAGGTTTGCCTTTTAAGCTTTGCGCAATTTTTAAAATGTTATCAATCGGTTTTATCTTCTTAACCTCGAAAGACAGACTTTTCAATATTTTGACGATATCTTTCTCTGAGACCTCAAGTCCCAACAACGAAGACACATCCTTAGGGTGAAGACCTAACTTATATTGGCTGACCTTCCTGGGGTAAAAATCTTTTACAGCACTACTTTTACCGCCAACCTCTTTTAGAATCAGAGAAGTCGCCTTTTCTAAAGCCTGTCCCGCAAGATTAAGTGAAATTTCATTCTCAAATCTTACAGAAGAATCGTTTCTAATCCCGACTCGTCGAGAAGTCTTCCTTGTATTTATCGGTTCAAAATTAGCCGCCTCTAAGATTATATTTTTCGTCTCACTACCCACCTCTGCCCTCTTACCGCCTTTTATTCCTGCCAAGGCAAGCGGACCATTCTCATCAGCAATTATTAAAATATTTTCATCAAGTTCAATATCCTGATTATCAAGAGTCGTAATTTTTTCTCCATTTTTTGCCTTTCTTACTACAACGCTTCCACTTATCTTATCAGCGTCAAAAGCATGCATAGGCTGACCAACGTCAAACATAACAAAATTTAAAATATCAACCACATTATTGATAGATTTCTGTCCTATTGCCTCAAGCCTATCTTTAAGCCATTTCGGTGATAACTTTACCCTTACGCCCTCAATCATCACGCCGGCATAACGTCTACACAAACTCAGTTCTTTGACATCAATATCAAAATCTATTTTTAATTTGTAGCTTTTTATTTTTAACTTCTCAGTTTTTAATTTTAGGCCAACGATAGCCGATATTTCTCTTGCTATTCCCAAATGACTTAGGGAGTCGTGCGCTCTATTCGGAGTAACATTTATATCAATAATATAATCGCCTTTTTTCTTCTCAACACTCTCCACTTCTAAAGAGTGCATTGTCAAAAGATTAGCCAATTTTTCCGGCTTAGGAATGTCTTTACTAAAATAACTTTGTAGCCATTTATAACTTACTATCATATTAAAATTGCTTGATAAATCTTAAATCCCCTGAATAAAAAAGCCGTACATCATCAATTTTGTATTTAAGCATAGCGAGCCTATCAACCCCCATACCAAAAGCGAACCCTCTGTATTCCCTTGGGTCTAACCCGACACTCTCTAAGACTCTCGGGTGCACCATACCAGCACCGCCAACTTCAAGCCATTTCCCATTTCGACCTCTCCTTATATCTATCTCAACACCAGGTTCAACAAAAGGAAAGTAGCTAGGCCTTAAACGCACTTCAATATCTTTACTATTATAAAATCTCTGAAAAAATACTTCTATGATCGCTTTTAAATTAGCAAGATTAATATTCTTATCCACCATCAATCCTTCAAACTGATAAAACTGCGATTCATGCGTCATATCAGTCGCTTCATATCTAAATACTCGCCCGGGAGCAATAATCCTTATTGGATGTCCGCCAATGGGCAGATTCTTCATATAACGAATCTGTACCGATGAAGTATGGGTACGAAGTAGAAGCTTCTCTCCTTTTTTTGATTTCTCCCCAGCAAGACATAGTTTGTTTTCCCTGTCTTTAATCCAAAAAGTGTCTTGCATGTCTCTCGCAGGATGATCTTTAGGAACATTTAATGCGTCAAAATTATGCCACTCATCTTCAATTTGAGGACCTTCAGCAATCTCAAAACCCATACCCGAAAAGATGTCTGAAATCTTATCGGTAATTTGAGTTAGTGGGTGAAGATGTCCGCGAGGCGCTTTTTTACCAGGAGCGGAAACATCTATCCAGTTTTTATCATTATTAATCATAAAGATATTTATCTATTATATATTATTTTTGG is drawn from Patescibacteria group bacterium and contains these coding sequences:
- a CDS encoding C39 family peptidase translates to MAKHILDVPYYSQHIDVLDESWQSRACGVICLKMVMDFYNLKSGRVIISADDLIKEGAYIEGNLPAYGWSHNHLVLLARNHGFMAYPQEFRSHKIDYANKKEEVSEYEEALIDKGIEKIISSLENGHPVIVSIFKNFEIGDKFHMVLLTGFESGRGEVKGFYYHDPDSVDKEEGKHRFVPTETFKKYWRKMAIYVNI
- the pheS gene encoding phenylalanine--tRNA ligase subunit alpha yields the protein MINNDKNWIDVSAPGKKAPRGHLHPLTQITDKISDIFSGMGFEIAEGPQIEDEWHNFDALNVPKDHPARDMQDTFWIKDRENKLCLAGEKSKKGEKLLLRTHTSSVQIRYMKNLPIGGHPIRIIAPGRVFRYEATDMTHESQFYQFEGLMVDKNINLANLKAIIEVFFQRFYNSKDIEVRLRPSYFPFVEPGVEIDIRRGRNGKWLEVGGAGMVHPRVLESVGLDPREYRGFAFGMGVDRLAMLKYKIDDVRLFYSGDLRFIKQF
- a CDS encoding phenylalanine--tRNA ligase beta subunit-related protein, translated to MIVSYKWLQSYFSKDIPKPEKLANLLTMHSLEVESVEKKKGDYIIDINVTPNRAHDSLSHLGIAREISAIVGLKLKTEKLKIKSYKLKIDFDIDVKELSLCRRYAGVMIEGVRVKLSPKWLKDRLEAIGQKSINNVVDILNFVMFDVGQPMHAFDADKISGSVVVRKAKNGEKITTLDNQDIELDENILIIADENGPLALAGIKGGKRAEVGSETKNIILEAANFEPINTRKTSRRVGIRNDSSVRFENEISLNLAGQALEKATSLILKEVGGKSSAVKDFYPRKVSQYKLGLHPKDVSSLLGLEVSEKDIVKILKSLSFEVKKIKPIDNILKIAQSLKGKPYKYGASISYDAPEFFDCSSFVSYVFAHSGVQVPRMTIDQYFYGKPIEQKDLKPGDLVFSNTKVLINKIHYESVNFMKGTKIKEGVDHVGLYLGNGKIIYTSSFTGKIVIKDLKKIKEFKNLRGFRRFITEADDLLLVTVPSSRLDVRIKEDLVEEVGRIYGYENIPSVLPESALVLAIRNEGYYLSRKIKDIFVGAGFSEVYNYSFAKRGDIELQNPIAKGKEYLRSSLVEGFLNNVEENLKYFDEVKVFEIGEVFRIDNNGCVSEKKMIGGSIAYKDKKKNKEHEVFYEIKGVLSTLFEKLGILGVRFGDDGEDTALIKYNGNILGIISNFSAQGDPVLGWEIDFDILKSISSEELEYSPVSRYPSAVRDLSIFVPFRTKVEEVLDVIENMAGELLFDTDLFDIYENEERKSFAFRFIFQSYDKTLSDTEINEIMDKVMKALDERPEWEVRKST